Proteins from a genomic interval of Oligoflexus sp.:
- a CDS encoding PilZ domain-containing protein codes for MAADANSLEAQVAKPRAKRYVSHALVEVRRFKWLPFFCQSAVLLDISTGGFKLEFTGEVSATPGAQYWLNIPLAPLGIPAPSRFICRCECRWFDPQRFRIGGTFLNMTNTDHMLIEQIVASLKTRGQL; via the coding sequence TTGGCAGCCGATGCAAACAGTTTGGAAGCCCAGGTCGCCAAACCTCGCGCCAAACGCTATGTTTCTCATGCTCTCGTGGAAGTTCGCCGCTTCAAATGGCTTCCGTTTTTCTGTCAAAGCGCGGTCCTGCTCGATATCAGCACGGGTGGTTTCAAACTGGAATTCACCGGTGAAGTCTCGGCGACACCGGGTGCCCAGTACTGGCTGAATATTCCGCTGGCGCCGCTCGGAATCCCTGCTCCATCAAGGTTTATCTGCCGCTGTGAGTGTCGGTGGTTTGATCCCCAGCGCTTTCGCATAGGCGGCACCTTCCTGAATATGACCAATACTGACCACATGCTGATCGAGCAGATCGTTGCGAGTCTCAAAACCCGTGGCCAGCTT